The Rickettsia typhi str. Wilmington sequence TCTAGCATCGATAGGACCACCAATCAAAATCATCGAACTCGGCACATTTGGACTATTACTTTCTGACATTAAACTAATGGCCGCAAGTAGTGGAACAGTAGGTTGACAAATTGCCATAGCGTGAATATTCTGTCCTATAAAATTTATAAACTCAATAAGGTAGTCAATATAATCATCCATATCAAAATGCCCTGCTTCAAGCGGAACATAATTGGCTTCTGTCCAATCTGTAATATAAATATCAGTATACGGTAATAATGCATGTACTGTTGATCTAAGTAAAGTAGCATGATGTCCTGCCATAGGTGCTACTATTAATAATTTAGGCAGTTCTTTTTTAAGACCTATTTTTTGAAAATGCCTTAGTTCACAAAAAGGTTTTTTAAAAATCACTTGTTCATTAATATTATAGGTTTTATCACCAATAATTGTTTCAAGAATATTAAATTCAGGTTTTGAATATTTTCTAGTCATGCGTTCACAAAGCGTTAAATACGCATGTATAATTCTTGCAAAACCGTTATCTTCTAGATGCTCATGTTCATATAATTCTTTTAGAATTTTTATACCTAAATGCATTGGAGCAATTTGTGCTCTAAGCCACTCTAAAATATAATATGTATAATTAGTACTTAAATCACAATGCATAATAATCTCCAAATCTAAAAATAATTAATAATATTTAGTTTAACATCAAAAATTCATTTAGTAATATTAATTTTAGAATTCACAACTAAGTTTTTATAGATACGTGATAATAATGGTCTATATGTAAAAGATTATTTTTGTTTTACTAAAGAATTCAGTTACACGTGCATTAATATGAAAGCAAGTACTAGTTTTTATAAAATGTGTCAATATTAAAAATATTTCTGCTAATAAGCTATAAGACATATTTTAATTTCTAATTTTTTCTAACAAGCATGAACTATTAAAATAAAACTATATCATCTCCATTTCACAATATTTAAAATTAATAACTAATATTATGATTCTATATGTGTTATTTGTAACTTTAAATTGTCAATCTTGATGATTTAGTAGTAAATTAGCAGAGAAGACAGGTGTAATTTAATTTAAAATAACAATTCATCTTCAGATTATATCAACAGCATACACACTAGTATATTTGGATTAACAGTAAGAAACAACGTAGCAAATTTTTCAAATTAAACTAGCATGCTTTGCAAATTTTGAAAATAATCTTTTGAAGTTATGAGTGGTAACACTTGCTACTTCTTGTGAAGTGATATTTTTGAGTTCAGCAACTTTCTCGGCAACATATCTAACAAATGCTGGTTCATTTTGTTTGCCACGCATAGGTGTAGGAGCTAAGTAAGGGGAATCTGTTTCTATTAATAACCTATCAAGTGGTATATATTTAACTATTTCTTGCAAATCTGTTGCATTCTTGAAAGTTATAATCCCTGAGACTGAAATATATAAACCTATATCCAACATTTTTGCCGCTAGATTCTTTGACGAGGTGAAGCAATGTATTAAACCTGGAAAGTTGCTGTTATGCATTTCTGATGTTAAAATATCAATAGTATCTTCATCCGCTTCTCTTGTATGAACAATAATAGGTAGATTAGTAGCTGATGATGCATGTATATGTGCTATAAATGAATCGCGTTGTAATTTTTTATTATAAGGCTTATGATAATAATCAAGTCCTGTTTCACCTATACTGATAATTTTCTTATAATTGGTAAGTGCTATTATTTCTAAAGCTGTAACTAGTCTTTTCTTTTCATTAACCTCACATGGATGCACACCAACACTTGCAAAAACATTTTTATATTGTTCAGCTATTTTTAAAATACAAGGTAAATCTTCAAGCTTAGTACAGATAGTTTGTATATACTGTACATTATTTTCTAATGCTCTTTGAATGCAAGAATCTAAAAATACCGCATCATATATTTCAGTATCAAAAAGACAACTAGCATTAGTTGTTTTAATATTTTTACTAGATATCATGATCGAATCACAAGATGAAAAATTAGTAAGTAAATTAAGGTGACAATGTGAATCTATTAACATATTATACAATTAATAATGGTAATACCATGGCTTTACTACGATATCTAAATCCAG is a genomic window containing:
- a CDS encoding polyhydroxyalkanoate depolymerase: MHCDLSTNYTYYILEWLRAQIAPMHLGIKILKELYEHEHLEDNGFARIIHAYLTLCERMTRKYSKPEFNILETIIGDKTYNINEQVIFKKPFCELRHFQKIGLKKELPKLLIVAPMAGHHATLLRSTVHALLPYTDIYITDWTEANYVPLEAGHFDMDDYIDYLIEFINFIGQNIHAMAICQPTVPLLAAISLMSESNSPNVPSSMILIGGPIDARKNPTAVNEFALSKSLEWFCKMLTMQVPPNYPGYGRKVYPGFLQLAGFISLNLLRHIDSHLELWQSLLNSDYKKAEHIIKFYDEYLSGMDMPAEFYLHTIDEVFQQFSLARGKFISEKRPIDLKHITQCALLGIEGELDDIAAVGQTKAALKLCANISESMKRYHLQNGVGHYGVFSGSKFKQFIVPIIKEFIYDFDKTNVQKLKLK
- a CDS encoding TatD family hydrolase; this encodes MLIDSHCHLNLLTNFSSCDSIMISSKNIKTTNASCLFDTEIYDAVFLDSCIQRALENNVQYIQTICTKLEDLPCILKIAEQYKNVFASVGVHPCEVNEKKRLVTALEIIALTNYKKIISIGETGLDYYHKPYNKKLQRDSFIAHIHASSATNLPIIVHTREADEDTIDILTSEMHNSNFPGLIHCFTSSKNLAAKMLDIGLYISVSGIITFKNATDLQEIVKYIPLDRLLIETDSPYLAPTPMRGKQNEPAFVRYVAEKVAELKNITSQEVASVTTHNFKRLFSKFAKHASLI